Below is a genomic region from Sorghum bicolor cultivar BTx623 chromosome 9, Sorghum_bicolor_NCBIv3, whole genome shotgun sequence.
ACAGGAAACGACAGATGCGCGGCTCTCCCGACGCGCGCATATATGCGCGGATTCATCGATGTTTTACGAATCGGCAAAAGTTGGGAAAGTCGTatgccaaactattggagacGAGTTTTTgagatttttctaaaaaaatcaaaGATGGGAAAGCTATTTACAAAattattggagatgctctgatTTGGTATATCTTCCTGTCTAGAGTGCAAATATGTGCGTGGGCTGCATGCTTAGTATCGGTCTTTTTTCTCATGTTTAGTGGGTCTGCGTGTTCGCTTAGTGGGGTTCTTCGTTCGCTTAACGAGACTCTTTATTTTGTTAGCGGGTTTTCGATCTTTAGAAACAAAATTTGCCAAACtcatagagatgagatctttttTCCCATGTTATTTTAGGGGTTGGCAAACAACAAGATTTGACAACCGAATTTTACCAAACGGTAGGAGATGCTCTAACAGTTTAGCATATCAATTCCCTATCTTTTCTAACTTGGCATATCTTTCTGCCTAGCGCATAAATATACGCGCGGGCTCCGTACTTAGCATCGTTCTTTCTCCTCATGCTTAGTAAGGCTCTTTGTTCGCTTAGCGGGGCTCTTCATTTCGTTAGTGAATTTTTAGTTTTTTGAAATGAAATTTACCAAGCTGTTGAAGATGAGATCTTTTTTCCTCCCCATATTATTTTGGGAGTTGACAAACAACAAGATTTGGAAAACGAATTTGTGAAACGGTTGGAAATGCTCTTACTAGATATCACCTAGAAAACAAATGAGCATTTCACAGTTTCTagatactctttttttttttgcgagaacCAGTTACAGATGCATGCAGACACTCACATACATGAGCACACACTCACCCTATAAACGCATATGCGCACACCCTATCCCTATGAGTGCCTCCGAAGATCTGAGTTGGATCGACAAAACTTGAGATTGACGAAGTCACCACAGATGCTGTCGACGCGCACGTCGCCTACCGCTGAAAGAATAGCGCCATTAAATCCTAGAATAAATCTACAcacactcacccctatgaacaCACGCACGCACACTCTATCCCTATGACCACCTCCGAATAACCTGACGAAGTTACCACAGGCGCCTCGCAGTCGACGAACACGTCGCTTACCACTAAAAGCATAGCACAATCTAGGAAAATATGAGCAATTGTGTCAAGTCGGGAACTTGAACCTAGGTGAGTAGATTTCACCACAAAAAatccaacaaaaaaaaatccaactAATTGATCTATGATCAACCGGTCTTCTTTTAGCTAAATTGTCTCTAGTGAGATGTTTAATGTTACTAAGAAGCCATGAGAAAATTTGTCCTCCAAAGGACAAGGATTTTCTAAATGGCCAAGCTATAAATCGACAATTATCTTTTAGAGCAAGACTAATAATACAACCGGCTACTGGCTGCCTTGTAGCCCACCTTCCAACCCACCCTTATACTAGTTAACTATTCAACATTAATACATGACTCACAGAGTTTCTCTTTTTTATGTCTAAACTTTTTGTAAGCTTACAGTCCACTTCTTCTCTCTTTTCTCTTCTCTccacatcagcattgagtcttcTTACATCCTACTATTATACTTATTAGAAACCATCAAGTATAAAAACTGCACAGAGTAAATGCCTTTGGACTTTGAAGTTAGGACTCATGCTCCTAGATAATTGAACCCCACAATCATCCGAGATCTTGTTGGCTTGAACTTATCAACGCTACTTTTCAGCCATGGAATAGtattttttctctcataataatcaACACTACTTTTCAGCCAtagaataatattttttctcTCGTAATAAATCAACATCAACATCACACGTTCATCATTCTAGGAGAGAAGAAATTTGGTTTGGCTGAAATTTGCTTTGGATTCTATGAGACGTGCTTTAAACTTAATCTCGGAAACTTAGCCAAGCTTGGACTCGAAAAGAAATACTATACCAAACAGTTATATTATCTTCATCAACTACGCACGTTCCATGACATAAAATTCCCCTCCGACCTTAAGCACGTACGTAATCAGGTCAGCGACCTTATTAAGATAACAGTTAAAATGTAATGATGCTACTGTAACGTATGGATATCATTTGCAACCAGAAAATCGAGGCTGTACCTCAAGCAATCAATGTTGCTACaatgtgattggagatcagaaaACCAGCCATCCAATACTTATTAGCCACACCAAAAAAAAATGCCTCAATTTGATGAGTGAAAAGCAAAATATCTTCTACCAGAAGTTAAAAAAACAGAAAAGGTAGCCACCTCATCTCATTTTTCATCTAACAAAATGGAGGTACACGCTGTAAGTGACAACAGCTCTTCTTGTGTTGCGGATCCAAAGCCTTGCCATCTTATTCTTCCCAGGCTATCAACCAGGTATATGTATCTGCAGTTCAAGAGTAGAACTACCTTATATTGACAAGAAAAACTACTTTTAGCATTTATATCAAATGACCACAGAGAAAGGAATTATGGTTACCCAGTGAGAAGGTTTATAATTTGAAGCTTCTTCCGGAAGTCATAATGGTCCCCGAAACCATAGACAACATGTCTCTGTGGATTGTTAGATTTCCTCATCACCTTGAGAAATGCTCGTCTCACAGGACTCAATGATAATAGCCAAGAATCTATAAATGAGACCTGGAACATAACATATTTTCTTTCACGTTGCTGCTTGGAATAATGTCACATTTCCCCCTCTCAGCACTGCCCATAATCCCAACCGTTAAATGTACCTCGCTAGCTAAAGTTTAACCACaggcccttttcctttttccatCACATGCAATAAAATAACAGCTAAATAATTTTCCTAATTctgatatgcaataaacatacgTAACAAAAATTCAGATTGAATCACATAAAGGACAATCGTATGAACTATTAATGGTAAAGCATCTTAGGCTCTTAGCCATTATCAACGATGTGCAGAAGTAAAAAAGAATTAGATAATGAATTGTACAGTTACAAGATCTCAGTGCCATCCATTATTTTCTTTCATTTACACTCAAAATTGCCAACACCAAACCAGTAATCATTAAGAGTAGTATAACACCAATACCTCATAAACATGCACATTCTTGGCAGCACCGAATGCATCCAGGAAAGGTAAACTCCATGACTCTGCCATTTTCTGTTGAGGACCAGTTAACCATTGACTTATTAAGATTAATATAGCACATTAGTTTCACTGCATACAATCAATGCAATGTAAAGTGACAGATGTAAAAGAAATATGAAATTTCATACTAATATATTTTTTGGAACAAAATCATTAAGAGGCAAAAAAAATGACATATGCAAGGGGAACCCAAATATAGAGATTGGTACACTCAAAAAAAGGCCATGAAGAAAAAATGAAACCCAAAAATCAAATCCAAAAAAGGGAATATGTGCACCTTCAGTCCTAGACTTCCTAGTTAACAGCCCTTTAGGGGCATCTAACAAGTGTGGATGCATTTGATACTACACTGCCGAAATTTGGCCAGTCAATCCACAAACAATATGCACTGGTGGGCACAATATCCTACACTGAATTGTTTTCTGTTATGGTGAGAGAAGTTGCAGCCGGATGTCAAGTCCTGCCTAGAAAATTGGCTAggaaaaagaaaatgattgtctGCATTTAGTCTATTGCCAGGGTAGTTGGTGGAAATTGATTTTATCAGACACAAGTACCATGAAGACCATCTGGTCAATGTCTATATAATCCTAGAAATATGCATCTGTACACAGTAACTTAAAAGGTGTGGCGCTAGTTTTTTGTGGACATAATGCAAAACCAAACAGTTGTAATTCACATTGCCAAGGCTGCAAACTACAGCTAATATCTAACAAAGAGCAGCTGGGCAGTTCCTCATACCAGCGAGCTTGCACGGAAGGAAAGGCACACCAAAGAAGCACCGGGAATCACATGGTCTCCAGCCTCACCATC
It encodes:
- the LOC8072710 gene encoding uncharacterized protein LOC8072710 isoform X2, whose product is MSRGYFADIAEIRKNAGKIAMASKVIIPEADAVKFPDLAVDSPAGGALHLPLVVPALQGDDGEAGDHVIPGASLVCLSFRASSLKMAESWSLPFLDAFGAAKNVHVYEVSFIDSWLLSLSPVRRAFLKVMRKSNNPQRHVVYGFGDHYDFRKKLQIINLLTGYIYLVDSLGRIRWQGFGSATQEELLSLTACTSILLDEK
- the LOC8072710 gene encoding uncharacterized protein LOC8072710 isoform X1, whose amino-acid sequence is MMLRARGAAGALLRLAGAGAGTGVQRGGVTPLARAALARGFLDFRKTGNKEAMEQEKEKKKARLTDEMSRGYFADIAEIRKNAGKIAMASKVIIPEADAVKFPDLAVDSPAGGALHLPLVVPALQGDDGEAGDHVIPGASLVCLSFRASSLKMAESWSLPFLDAFGAAKNVHVYEVSFIDSWLLSLSPVRRAFLKVMRKSNNPQRHVVYGFGDHYDFRKKLQIINLLTGYIYLVDSLGRIRWQGFGSATQEELLSLTACTSILLDEK